From Ipomoea triloba cultivar NCNSP0323 chromosome 5, ASM357664v1, the proteins below share one genomic window:
- the LOC116020954 gene encoding uncharacterized protein At5g43822-like — protein sequence MESAVKKYQQRFRKVEDEIDRWEELHTRLLSQFANASSIIQRLQVIQGSKNYGALKCIQGIEDAVLAKQLNSLQTILLSMNKTLEGFHSIVLSFEKIVRDSRQQLKGGSAQPTVKQLQQRIGIKPSLADCLDGLTILSEMHQSEYRLKLSLVSATSTLALKPSVTDDLSVLQQLLVDQPNIPKEEVQFIFDIIFAEDIC from the exons ATGGAATCAGCAGTTAAGAAATACCAACAAAGATTCAGAAAAGTGGAGGATGAGATTGATAGGTGGGAGGAGCTTCACACTAGACTGCTTTCCCAATTCGCTAACGCTTCCTCCATCATCCAGAGATTGCAG gtGATTCAAGGTTCAAAAAACTATGGTGCCTTGAAATGTATTCAAGGTATTGAAGATGCTGTTTTGGCTAAACAGTTGAATTCTCTGCAAACTATTCTGCTTTCTATGAATAAGACTTT GGAAGGATTTCATTCCATTGTTTTATCATTTGAGAAGATTGTTCGTGATAGTAGACAGCAATTAAAAGGCGGGTCAGCTCAACCAACTGTGAAACAGTTGCAGCAACGAATTGGCATCAAACCAAGCCTTGCAGATTGCTTAGATGGGCTAACTATTCTTAGTGAGATGCACCAATCAGA GTACCGTCTTAAATTGTCTCTGGTATCAGCAACTTCAACACTTGCATTGAAACCTAG TGTTACTGATGATTTAAGTGTCCTCCAGCAGCTTTTGGTAGATCAGCCTAACATCCCTAAAGAGGAAG TGCAATTTATATTTGACATCATTTTTGCTGAAGACATCTGTTGA